One Thermoanaerobaculum aquaticum genomic region harbors:
- a CDS encoding PilZ domain-containing protein, whose translation MEEDRDRRRFVRFPAEFAVLVRRLGPGETENLGKTEVVGQGGCLFIHPQPLGLEETVELLISTRGSVLKAKARVAYESRREDGRYDIGVEFLAMSAEDQEKLRQALQGSELTPQD comes from the coding sequence ATGGAGGAGGATCGGGACCGTCGCCGCTTTGTACGTTTTCCAGCGGAGTTTGCGGTTTTGGTCCGCCGCCTGGGACCGGGGGAGACGGAAAACCTGGGCAAGACCGAGGTGGTGGGCCAGGGAGGGTGTCTTTTCATTCACCCCCAGCCGCTGGGGTTGGAGGAAACGGTGGAGCTCCTGATTTCCACCCGGGGCTCGGTGCTTAAGGCCAAGGCAAGGGTGGCTTACGAGAGCCGGCGGGAAGATGGCCGGTACGACATCGGTGTGGAGTTCCTGGCCATGTCCGCGGAGGATCAAGAAAAGCTGCGGCAAGCCCTGCAGGGCAGCGAGCTTACCCCACAGGATTGA
- a CDS encoding sodium/proline symporter has translation MGADTTIGLVVAAYMAALLLLGWLAARLTRSPEDFFLAGRSLGAWVTAISSTAASESGWVVLGAVGMAYSGGVSALWFAPGCLVGYLVNLYLVAPALRRESAQSGALTLPDYLAFRYPSHARSLRVAAVAVILLSLAGYVAAQMTATGKAMEAILGLPYRTGILLGGLVIVLYTFSGGFRAVSWTDFFQGLIMVCALVGMPLLALAAVGGYGPLLGKLAEVDPTLVSVTGGKSGKALVSFLVGMLGIGLGYPGQPHVLTRYMAAASHEKIRQSQIIAMVWGVLVFYGAGFLGLAGRLLMPQLATAGDPEQLFPLLAKSMLPPLVAGVMLAAILSAIMSTVSSQLLVAASATSRDLVEQVLGATRSGKASVLAGRLSVLALGLAAVLVAVGEVRVVFWFVLFAWSGLGAAFGPVVLASLFSKKLTGGGALAGIITGFAVTVLWKVTGLSDLVMYELPPAFALAALAAWLISAWQSRRHYTTG, from the coding sequence ATGGGCGCTGATACCACCATCGGCCTGGTGGTTGCCGCCTACATGGCAGCCCTTTTGCTTTTGGGCTGGCTGGCCGCTCGCCTGACCCGCTCCCCTGAGGATTTCTTCCTTGCCGGTCGTTCCCTTGGGGCTTGGGTCACGGCCATCTCCTCCACCGCGGCTTCGGAATCGGGGTGGGTGGTGCTTGGCGCGGTGGGCATGGCCTATAGCGGTGGGGTAAGCGCGCTTTGGTTTGCCCCCGGCTGCCTTGTCGGCTACCTCGTGAACCTCTACCTGGTGGCCCCCGCCTTGCGGCGGGAAAGCGCCCAAAGCGGCGCGCTGACCCTCCCCGACTACCTGGCCTTCCGCTACCCCTCCCACGCCCGCAGCTTGCGGGTAGCTGCGGTGGCGGTGATCCTGCTTTCCCTGGCCGGTTACGTGGCCGCACAAATGACGGCCACCGGAAAGGCCATGGAAGCCATCCTGGGGCTTCCCTACCGCACCGGTATCCTTCTCGGTGGCTTGGTGATCGTGTTGTACACCTTTTCCGGCGGGTTTAGGGCGGTTTCCTGGACCGACTTCTTTCAGGGCCTAATCATGGTTTGCGCCCTGGTGGGCATGCCCCTTCTGGCCCTGGCTGCGGTGGGTGGATACGGCCCGCTGTTGGGCAAGCTGGCCGAGGTGGACCCTACCCTGGTGTCGGTCACGGGCGGTAAAAGCGGAAAGGCGCTGGTTTCGTTCCTGGTGGGGATGCTGGGCATAGGACTTGGCTACCCCGGCCAACCCCACGTGCTCACCCGCTACATGGCCGCGGCTTCCCACGAAAAGATCCGCCAAAGCCAAATTATCGCCATGGTTTGGGGTGTGCTGGTGTTTTACGGGGCAGGGTTTCTGGGCCTGGCCGGCCGGCTGTTGATGCCGCAGCTGGCCACCGCTGGCGATCCCGAGCAGCTCTTCCCGCTTTTGGCCAAGAGCATGCTGCCGCCTCTGGTGGCCGGCGTGATGTTAGCCGCTATCCTCTCGGCGATCATGTCCACGGTTTCCTCCCAGCTTTTGGTGGCCGCTTCCGCCACCTCCCGGGACCTGGTGGAGCAGGTGTTGGGTGCGACACGATCGGGGAAAGCTTCGGTGCTGGCCGGCCGTCTCTCGGTGCTGGCCCTGGGCTTGGCGGCGGTGCTGGTGGCCGTGGGTGAGGTTCGCGTGGTCTTTTGGTTCGTGCTGTTTGCGTGGTCGGGGTTAGGTGCGGCGTTTGGACCGGTGGTTCTCGCCTCGCTCTTTTCCAAAAAGCTCACCGGTGGTGGCGCTTTAGCTGGGATCATCACCGGTTTTGCGGTGACGGTGCTCTGGAAGGTCACGGGGCTTTCCGATTTGGTGATGTACGAGCTACCCCCAGCCTTTGCGCTTGCTGCATTGGCCGCCTGGCTGATAAGCGCCTGGCAGAGCAGGCGGCATTACACCACCGGGTAA